The Nocardioides sp. S-1144 genome includes a region encoding these proteins:
- a CDS encoding AAA family ATPase, producing MPVREAADLANRVLDEVERAVVGKRRPLTLVLAAILAKGHVLIEDLPGLGKTLSARSLAQVLGLDFARAQFTPDLLPADLTGSFLYDQRRSEFEFRPGPVFAGLLLADEINRTPPKTQSALLEAMQERQVTVEGRTFALPDPFCVLATANPVEYEGTYPLPEAQLDRFLLRVGFGYPGADDEYDVVARRVARRREDTVLEPLTDAAGLRALQATVETVRVDESVGRYCVELAAATRTHAHVQVGASPRGSLGLALAARAFAVVRGRDYVVPEDVKAVARPVLGHRISIKPELWMSEASGTSVVDEVLKRVPTPATLERR from the coding sequence ATGCCGGTGCGGGAGGCCGCCGACCTCGCGAACCGGGTCCTCGACGAGGTCGAGCGGGCCGTGGTCGGCAAGCGCCGCCCCCTCACGCTGGTGCTGGCCGCGATCCTGGCCAAGGGCCACGTGCTCATCGAGGACCTCCCCGGCCTGGGCAAGACCCTGTCCGCGCGCTCCCTGGCGCAGGTGCTCGGGCTCGACTTCGCCCGCGCCCAGTTCACCCCGGACCTGCTCCCGGCCGACCTGACCGGGTCGTTCCTCTACGACCAGCGCCGCAGCGAGTTCGAGTTCCGCCCGGGGCCGGTGTTCGCGGGGCTGCTGCTGGCCGACGAGATCAACCGGACGCCACCCAAGACCCAGTCGGCGCTGCTCGAGGCGATGCAGGAGCGCCAGGTCACCGTCGAGGGCCGGACCTTCGCGCTGCCCGACCCCTTCTGCGTGCTCGCCACCGCGAACCCCGTCGAGTACGAGGGCACCTACCCGCTCCCGGAGGCCCAGCTCGACCGGTTCCTCCTGCGGGTCGGCTTCGGCTACCCCGGCGCCGACGACGAGTACGACGTCGTGGCCCGCCGCGTGGCGCGGCGGCGCGAGGACACGGTGCTCGAGCCGCTCACCGACGCCGCCGGGCTGCGCGCCCTGCAGGCCACCGTCGAGACCGTCCGCGTCGACGAGAGCGTCGGGCGCTACTGCGTGGAGCTGGCGGCAGCGACCCGCACCCACGCCCACGTGCAGGTCGGCGCGTCGCCCCGCGGCTCGCTCGGCCTGGCGCTGGCCGCCCGCGCCTTCGCGGTCGTGCGGGGCCGCGACTACGTCGTGCCCGAGGACGTCAAGGCCGTCGCCCGCCCGGTCCTGGGCCACCGGATCTCGATCAAGCCCGAGCTGTGGATGTCGGAGGCGTCCGGCACCAGCGTCGTCGACGAGGTCCTGAAGCGGGTGCCCACCCCGGCCACCCTCGAACGCCGGTGA
- a CDS encoding DUF58 domain-containing protein, which yields MTPLEAPVGTPRVTGAPGPVGGTSWRPTGALVRGVVVGLAGLVVAVVAGEPVLLVLTAPVLLTAVPAVLRRPRSAPRLTGGVGHASLHEGQAAEVALRLDDDTDVEQVTRVVAAVPHEHAAPHGGRFTVRLADLARVSLVVSPRRWGSRVVGEERVVLTSGWGGYRWGPVLVSGRRVRVLPTTSYRSRAESPHPRGLVGAHRSTRSGSGTELSGIRPFQPGDRLRRVNWRVSVRTDALHVTTTRAEQDAGLLLVVDLFADHGASGGIDGRASSLDLTVRAAAALAEHATRTGDRVALRPIGGRARSVQMGAGRGHLQRLVGTLAEARTADAHGDEASRLDLRVGAGTTVVLLSPLLVDAVATAAVDLTRRGLPVVVIDTLPPDAAPDAGDSDPRLVDLAWRMRRLEREQVLHALAAAGCPVVAWRGAGTVDEVLRRLSRRRPGGAA from the coding sequence GTGACCCCGCTGGAGGCACCGGTCGGGACGCCCCGCGTGACCGGCGCACCCGGCCCGGTCGGCGGCACCTCCTGGCGTCCGACCGGCGCGCTGGTGCGCGGCGTCGTGGTCGGGCTGGCCGGGCTCGTGGTGGCGGTCGTCGCGGGCGAGCCGGTGCTCCTGGTCCTCACCGCGCCGGTCCTGCTGACCGCCGTCCCGGCGGTCCTGCGTCGCCCGCGCAGCGCGCCGCGGCTCACCGGCGGCGTCGGGCACGCCTCGCTGCACGAGGGCCAGGCGGCCGAGGTGGCCCTGCGTCTCGACGACGACACCGACGTCGAGCAGGTCACCCGCGTCGTCGCGGCCGTGCCCCACGAGCACGCGGCTCCCCACGGCGGCCGGTTCACCGTCCGGCTCGCCGACCTGGCCCGGGTGTCCCTGGTCGTGAGCCCGCGCCGCTGGGGCTCGCGCGTGGTCGGGGAGGAGCGGGTCGTGCTCACGAGCGGCTGGGGCGGCTACCGCTGGGGTCCGGTGCTGGTGTCCGGACGCCGGGTGCGGGTGCTGCCCACGACGTCCTACCGCTCGCGCGCGGAGTCGCCGCACCCGCGCGGCCTCGTCGGGGCCCACCGGTCGACGCGGTCCGGCTCGGGCACCGAGCTCTCCGGGATCCGGCCCTTCCAGCCCGGCGACCGGTTGCGCCGGGTCAACTGGCGGGTCTCGGTGCGCACCGACGCCCTGCACGTCACGACCACCCGGGCCGAGCAGGACGCCGGGCTGCTGCTGGTGGTCGACCTGTTCGCCGACCACGGCGCCTCCGGCGGCATCGACGGCCGGGCCAGCAGCCTCGACCTCACCGTCCGGGCCGCGGCCGCCCTCGCCGAGCACGCGACCCGCACCGGCGACCGGGTCGCGCTGCGCCCGATCGGCGGCCGGGCCCGCTCGGTGCAGATGGGCGCCGGTCGAGGTCACCTGCAGCGACTGGTCGGCACGCTGGCCGAGGCCCGGACCGCCGACGCGCACGGCGACGAGGCGAGCCGGCTCGACCTGCGGGTCGGCGCCGGCACCACCGTCGTGCTGCTCTCGCCGCTGCTCGTCGACGCGGTCGCCACGGCCGCCGTCGACCTGACCCGGCGGGGCCTGCCCGTCGTGGTCATCGACACCCTGCCGCCCGACGCCGCCCCCGACGCCGGCGACTCCGACCCGCGGCTGGTCGACCTCGCGTGGCGGATGCGGCGTCTCGAGCGCGAGCAGGTGCTGCACGCCCTCGCCGCCGCTGGCTGCCCGGTCGTCGCCTGGCGCGGTGCCGGCACCGTCGACGAGGTGCTGCGCCGGCTGTCGCGACGTCGTCCCGGGGGTGCGGCATGA
- a CDS encoding MGMT family protein, translating to MRADDDFVEAVLTIVESVPRGQVTTYGAIADVVGSGPRLIGNVLARHGGPVPWWRVVRADGSLPPSHQDEARHRYLEEGTPLRRSGSAVDIARAFWSPVDPAQRSRPT from the coding sequence GTGCGGGCCGACGACGACTTCGTGGAGGCGGTGCTGACGATCGTGGAGTCGGTGCCGCGCGGCCAGGTGACGACCTACGGCGCCATCGCCGACGTCGTCGGCAGCGGACCCCGGCTGATCGGGAACGTGCTGGCCCGCCACGGCGGCCCGGTGCCGTGGTGGCGGGTGGTGCGGGCCGACGGGTCACTGCCGCCCAGCCACCAGGACGAGGCCCGCCACCGCTACCTCGAGGAGGGCACGCCGCTGCGGCGCTCGGGCTCGGCGGTCGACATCGCGCGGGCGTTCTGGTCGCCCGTCGACCCCGCTCAGCGCAGCCGGCCGACGTAG
- a CDS encoding TetR/AcrR family transcriptional regulator encodes MAPTPPEIDGARPRGGRLPRRERRVQLLESALEVFVRHGYHAAAMDDIAERAGVSKPVLYQHFPGKLDLYLALLDSSCDAIIENCRLALESTHDNKQRVAAAISAFYDYVGSETGAFRLVFESDLTNEPAVRQHVDRVTTECAAQIADVIRDDTGLPDTAARLLAVSLVGMAQVSARFWLSEAGGLDRDQATALVSGLAWRGIRGYPLTD; translated from the coding sequence GTGGCACCGACACCTCCCGAGATCGACGGCGCCCGGCCCCGCGGCGGCCGGCTCCCCCGTCGGGAGCGCCGCGTGCAGCTCCTGGAGTCCGCGCTCGAGGTCTTCGTCCGCCACGGCTACCACGCCGCCGCGATGGACGACATCGCCGAGCGGGCCGGGGTGTCGAAGCCGGTGCTCTACCAGCACTTCCCCGGCAAGCTCGACCTCTACCTCGCGCTCCTCGACAGCTCCTGCGACGCGATCATCGAGAACTGCCGCCTGGCGCTCGAGTCGACGCACGACAACAAGCAGCGCGTCGCGGCCGCCATCTCGGCGTTCTACGACTACGTCGGCAGCGAGACCGGCGCGTTCCGGCTGGTCTTCGAGTCCGACCTCACCAACGAGCCGGCCGTGCGCCAGCACGTCGACCGGGTCACCACCGAGTGCGCGGCCCAGATCGCCGACGTCATCCGCGACGACACCGGCCTGCCCGACACCGCGGCCCGCCTGCTCGCCGTCTCCCTCGTGGGAATGGCCCAGGTGAGCGCTCGGTTCTGGCTCTCGGAGGCCGGCGGCCTCGACCGCGACCAGGCCACCGCGCTGGTCTCGGGCCTCGCCTGGCGGGGCATCCGGGGCTACCCCCTCACCGACTGA
- the moeZ gene encoding adenylyltransferase/sulfurtransferase MoeZ, translating to MSLPALVEPAAELTIDEVRRYSRHLIIPDVGMTGQKRLKNAKVLVIGAGGLGSPALLYLAAAGVGTLGIAEFDEVDESNLQRQIIHGQSDIGRPKAESARDSILEANPYVEVVVHNERLDNDNVLSVFEGYDLIVDGTDNFATRYMVNDAAYFLKIPYVWGSIYRFDGQASVFWPSSGDEAPCYRCLYPEPPPPGMVPSCAEGGVLGVLCASIGSIQVNEAIKVLTGIGDPAVGKLVIYDALELEWRKLKVRKDPSCALCGANPTVTGLIDYEAFCGAISDEAADAAAGSTISVVQLEHMLKERAEGTRDFVLVDVREPNEFEINRIPGSVLIPKGDFLNGSALEQLPGVDSGTQVVMHCKSGVRSAETLAVVKGAGYDDAVHVGGGVVAWVNQVDPSQPTY from the coding sequence GTGAGCCTTCCCGCGCTGGTCGAGCCGGCCGCCGAGCTGACCATCGACGAGGTCCGCCGCTACAGCCGCCACCTGATCATCCCCGACGTGGGGATGACCGGGCAGAAGCGGCTCAAGAACGCCAAGGTGCTCGTCATCGGCGCCGGCGGCCTCGGCAGCCCCGCGCTGCTCTACCTGGCCGCGGCCGGCGTAGGCACGCTGGGCATCGCGGAGTTCGACGAGGTCGACGAGTCGAACCTGCAGCGCCAGATCATCCACGGCCAGTCCGACATCGGCCGCCCCAAGGCCGAGTCGGCCCGCGACTCGATCCTCGAGGCCAACCCCTACGTCGAGGTCGTCGTCCACAACGAGCGCCTCGACAACGACAACGTGCTGTCGGTCTTCGAGGGCTACGACCTCATCGTCGACGGCACCGACAACTTCGCGACCCGCTACATGGTCAACGACGCCGCCTACTTCCTGAAGATCCCCTACGTCTGGGGCTCGATCTACCGCTTCGACGGCCAGGCGAGCGTCTTCTGGCCCTCCAGCGGCGACGAGGCGCCCTGCTACCGCTGCCTCTACCCCGAGCCGCCGCCGCCGGGCATGGTCCCGAGCTGCGCCGAGGGCGGCGTGCTCGGCGTCCTCTGCGCCAGCATCGGCTCGATCCAGGTCAACGAGGCCATCAAGGTCCTCACCGGCATCGGCGACCCGGCCGTCGGCAAGCTCGTCATCTACGACGCCCTCGAGCTGGAGTGGCGCAAGCTCAAGGTCCGCAAGGACCCCAGCTGCGCGCTGTGCGGGGCGAACCCGACGGTCACCGGCCTGATCGACTACGAGGCCTTCTGCGGCGCCATCTCCGACGAGGCCGCCGACGCCGCCGCCGGGTCGACGATCTCGGTCGTCCAGCTCGAGCACATGCTCAAGGAGCGCGCCGAGGGCACCCGCGACTTCGTCCTGGTCGACGTGCGCGAGCCGAACGAGTTCGAGATCAACCGGATCCCCGGCTCGGTGCTGATCCCCAAGGGCGACTTCCTCAACGGCTCGGCCCTCGAGCAGCTCCCGGGGGTCGACTCCGGCACGCAGGTGGTCATGCACTGCAAGTCGGGCGTGCGCTCGGCCGAGACCCTCGCCGTCGTCAAGGGCGCCGGGTACGACGACGCCGTGCACGTCGGCGGCGGGGTCGTGGCCTGGGTCAACCAGGTAGACCCCAGCCAGCCCACCTACTGA
- a CDS encoding DUF3107 domain-containing protein, giving the protein MEVKIGVQHSPRELVVETDESAEGVERLVSDAVQADGVLALTDSKGRKVIVPAGKIAYIEIGGGVSGAVGFRS; this is encoded by the coding sequence ATGGAGGTCAAGATCGGCGTCCAGCACTCGCCGCGTGAGCTCGTCGTCGAGACCGACGAGTCCGCCGAGGGTGTCGAGAGGCTCGTGAGCGACGCCGTCCAGGCGGACGGCGTCCTCGCCCTCACCGACAGCAAGGGCCGCAAGGTCATCGTCCCGGCCGGCAAGATCGCCTACATCGAGATCGGTGGCGGTGTCTCCGGCGCCGTCGGTTTCCGGAGCTGA
- a CDS encoding SCO7613 C-terminal domain-containing membrane protein: protein MPAAAPAHLYADPRSCPSCRGSLVTPTRADRLCRHCGVPLDHELAVEAFAALQDVDRLTGRLRLAAAAPVTAPVPAVPVAPRTPVPVWTSSLPEGPGRTGVRTSSVPAILLGLGALCLLVAAVAFLAVAWSWLGVGGRTAVLVGLTAATGVGGVLLRRRDLRVAAEAIVTVALGLLLLDVLGARGAGWLGDPTGAGLACALGAALAVGGGVLWAVERRLAVPSPALVAGLFVVQAALPSLEPLEGAALPVAGLAVLGFTALAALGQRAGRTALVVSSAVAAVAAWCDLLGTALVGVLTTADRAGALTVAGLWGSADGVALAAAALLLLAPLAVRRPRHAVVGCLAAAGTALTAVAVLPVLDDGVTRVAVASLVAGALWAAAAHAAPLRLRIAAVVPGALSLVPSLAIALGLVLQALDAATAPDDDLRLDPSGLLASPWLVVPTMLVALALLLTVLAPRPLGAWVRGSLAAVAAGATTTLSLHPVPLWTVVVAVCVVAVALAVEALRRDGAAALVQVLGAGAALAGAAGLALPDAGLLLLPLALLTAAAAAVLVLGRFPAAAGVGGLALGPATAALLWTTADVVGLDPALAAVPVLVVLGALAVLLPRPVLEVPAVVVALLAAAAAVPLAGDVAVSLALHLTLAGALVTASALVHRSRRALAWVGTALLVLATWVRLADLGVQAPEPYTLPTAVALVLLGLHRLSRDGRASTRTTLLPGLGLALVPSLLQLLVGDPVSLRALLLGAACLALVLAGARLRWSAPLVVGAVVGALLTLVELSPYAARTPQWVTIGLAGTLLVVVGVTWERRVVDLRRAATYVGRLR, encoded by the coding sequence ATGCCTGCCGCCGCTCCTGCCCACCTCTACGCCGACCCGCGCTCCTGCCCGTCGTGCCGCGGGTCGCTCGTCACCCCCACCAGGGCCGACCGGCTCTGCCGCCACTGCGGCGTGCCGCTCGACCACGAGCTCGCGGTCGAGGCGTTCGCGGCGCTGCAGGACGTCGACCGGCTCACCGGGCGGCTCCGGCTCGCCGCGGCGGCGCCGGTGACTGCGCCCGTCCCGGCGGTTCCGGTCGCACCACGGACGCCCGTCCCGGTGTGGACGTCGTCCCTGCCGGAGGGTCCCGGGCGCACCGGTGTCCGGACGTCGTCGGTGCCGGCGATCCTGCTCGGCCTCGGCGCCCTGTGCCTGCTGGTCGCGGCCGTGGCCTTCCTCGCGGTCGCGTGGTCGTGGCTCGGGGTCGGCGGCCGCACCGCGGTGCTCGTCGGCCTGACCGCCGCCACCGGCGTGGGCGGCGTGCTGCTGCGGCGTCGCGACCTGCGCGTCGCCGCCGAGGCGATCGTGACGGTCGCGCTCGGACTGCTGCTCCTCGACGTGCTCGGCGCCCGGGGCGCGGGGTGGCTCGGCGACCCCACCGGCGCGGGTCTGGCCTGCGCCCTCGGCGCGGCACTCGCCGTGGGTGGCGGCGTCCTGTGGGCCGTGGAGCGGCGCCTGGCGGTGCCGTCGCCGGCGCTCGTGGCCGGGCTGTTCGTCGTGCAGGCGGCCCTCCCCTCGCTCGAGCCCCTGGAGGGGGCGGCGCTGCCGGTGGCCGGCCTCGCCGTCCTCGGGTTCACCGCCCTCGCCGCGCTCGGTCAGCGCGCCGGTCGCACCGCCCTGGTGGTGTCGTCCGCGGTGGCGGCGGTGGCGGCGTGGTGCGACCTGCTCGGCACCGCGCTCGTCGGGGTCCTGACGACGGCCGACCGCGCGGGTGCCCTGACCGTGGCCGGGCTGTGGGGCTCCGCGGACGGCGTCGCCCTGGCCGCCGCGGCTCTGCTGCTGCTCGCCCCACTCGCCGTGCGGCGCCCCCGGCACGCCGTCGTCGGCTGCCTGGCCGCCGCCGGCACCGCCCTCACCGCCGTCGCCGTCCTGCCCGTCCTCGACGACGGCGTGACCCGCGTCGCCGTCGCCTCGCTCGTGGCCGGAGCGCTGTGGGCCGCCGCGGCCCACGCCGCCCCCTTGCGGCTCCGGATCGCCGCCGTCGTGCCCGGTGCCCTGTCGCTGGTGCCGTCGCTGGCGATCGCCCTCGGCCTCGTGCTGCAGGCCCTCGACGCGGCGACCGCGCCCGACGACGACCTGCGCCTCGACCCCTCCGGCCTGCTCGCCTCGCCGTGGCTCGTGGTCCCGACGATGCTGGTGGCCCTGGCGCTGCTGCTGACGGTGCTGGCCCCGCGACCGCTCGGCGCCTGGGTGCGCGGGAGCCTGGCGGCCGTCGCGGCCGGCGCCACGACGACCCTGTCCCTGCACCCCGTGCCGCTGTGGACCGTGGTGGTCGCGGTCTGCGTCGTCGCGGTCGCGCTCGCGGTCGAGGCCCTGCGCCGCGACGGCGCCGCCGCCCTCGTCCAGGTGCTCGGGGCCGGAGCGGCGCTCGCCGGTGCCGCCGGGCTCGCCCTGCCCGACGCCGGCCTGCTGCTCCTGCCGCTGGCCCTGCTGACCGCGGCCGCGGCCGCGGTCCTGGTGCTGGGCCGGTTCCCCGCGGCGGCCGGGGTGGGCGGGTTGGCGCTCGGCCCGGCCACGGCCGCCCTGCTCTGGACGACGGCGGACGTCGTCGGGCTCGACCCGGCGCTGGCCGCCGTGCCGGTGCTCGTCGTCCTCGGTGCCCTGGCCGTGCTGCTCCCCCGGCCCGTGCTCGAGGTGCCGGCGGTCGTCGTGGCGCTCCTCGCCGCTGCGGCCGCGGTGCCGCTGGCCGGCGACGTCGCGGTGTCGCTCGCCCTGCACCTCACCCTGGCCGGGGCGCTGGTCACCGCCTCCGCCCTGGTCCACCGCTCGCGCCGGGCCCTGGCCTGGGTCGGCACGGCCCTGCTCGTGCTGGCGACGTGGGTGCGGCTGGCCGACCTCGGCGTCCAGGCGCCCGAGCCCTACACGCTGCCCACCGCGGTCGCCCTGGTGCTCCTGGGCCTGCACCGGCTCAGCCGCGACGGTCGGGCCTCCACCCGCACGACCCTCCTGCCGGGCCTCGGCCTGGCGCTGGTGCCGTCGCTGCTCCAGCTGCTCGTGGGTGACCCGGTCTCCCTGCGGGCCCTGCTGCTCGGCGCGGCGTGCCTGGCGCTGGTGCTCGCGGGCGCCCGCCTGCGGTGGAGCGCCCCGCTGGTCGTCGGCGCCGTCGTCGGTGCCCTGCTGACCCTGGTCGAGCTGTCGCCCTACGCGGCCCGGACGCCGCAGTGGGTGACGATCGGGCTGGCCGGCACGCTGCTGGTGGTGGTGGGCGTCACCTGGGAGCGCCGGGTCGTCGACCTCCGGCGCGCCGCGACCTACGTCGGCCGGCTGCGCTGA
- a CDS encoding DEAD/DEAH box helicase: MTTTFRELGVLPEICDALERAGITTPFAIQEMTLSVALMGTDLIGQARTGTGKTLAFGIPVLQRSVVSTDAAYADLPQGKPQALIVAPTRELALQVSNDLHLASKDLGLRVLTVYGGVGYDTQLDTLASGVDIVVGTPGRLIDLANRRALDLSHVHAVVLDEADEMLDLGFLPDVQRLLSMTPETRQTMLFSATMPAAIVALARTHMRHPMNIRAESSYDTTMVPATAQFIYQAHDLDKPEIIGRILQAEDAEKFIVFTRTKRQAQRIADDLEERGFATSPLHGDMAQVAREKALAKFREDRIRVLVATDVAARGIDVRGVSHVINYTCPEDDKTYVHRIGRTGRAGASGTAITFVDWADVHRWKMINKTLDLPFDEPQETYSTSEHLFHDQGIAPGTKGRIVPEKPVERKPREDRGRDGGRDGGRDGERRERAPRNRDRSRTRTRSGESVASGAGSADSKPEGAPVTAGEAQEVTASGAPAGTRPRRRRRRGGSGSGSGAASATSEGTNEG, from the coding sequence TTGACCACCACCTTCCGTGAGCTCGGGGTCCTCCCCGAGATCTGCGACGCGCTCGAGCGCGCCGGCATCACAACCCCCTTCGCCATCCAGGAGATGACCCTCTCCGTCGCGCTGATGGGCACCGACCTGATTGGTCAGGCCCGCACCGGCACCGGCAAGACCCTCGCCTTCGGCATCCCGGTCCTGCAGCGCAGCGTCGTCTCCACCGATGCCGCCTACGCCGACCTGCCGCAGGGCAAGCCGCAGGCCCTCATCGTGGCCCCGACGCGCGAGCTCGCGCTCCAGGTCTCCAACGACCTGCACCTGGCCAGCAAGGACCTCGGCCTCCGGGTCCTCACCGTCTACGGCGGCGTCGGCTACGACACCCAGCTCGACACCCTGGCCAGCGGCGTCGACATCGTCGTCGGCACGCCCGGGCGCCTCATCGACCTGGCCAACCGCCGGGCCCTCGACCTGTCGCACGTGCACGCCGTCGTCCTCGACGAGGCCGACGAGATGCTCGACCTCGGGTTCCTGCCCGACGTGCAGCGGCTGCTCAGCATGACCCCCGAGACCCGCCAGACGATGCTGTTCTCGGCGACCATGCCGGCCGCGATCGTGGCGCTGGCCCGCACCCACATGCGGCACCCGATGAACATCCGCGCCGAGTCGTCCTACGACACCACCATGGTCCCGGCCACCGCGCAGTTCATCTACCAGGCCCACGACCTCGACAAGCCCGAGATCATCGGCCGGATCCTGCAGGCCGAGGACGCCGAGAAGTTCATCGTCTTCACCCGCACCAAGCGCCAGGCGCAGCGGATCGCCGACGACCTCGAGGAGCGCGGCTTCGCCACCAGCCCGCTGCACGGCGACATGGCGCAGGTCGCGCGCGAGAAGGCGCTGGCCAAGTTCCGCGAGGACAGGATCCGCGTCCTGGTCGCCACCGACGTCGCCGCCCGCGGCATCGACGTCCGCGGCGTCTCGCACGTCATCAACTACACCTGCCCCGAGGACGACAAGACCTACGTCCACCGGATCGGCCGCACCGGCCGCGCCGGCGCCTCGGGCACCGCGATCACGTTCGTCGACTGGGCCGACGTGCACCGCTGGAAGATGATCAACAAGACCCTCGACCTGCCCTTCGACGAGCCGCAGGAGACGTACTCGACCTCCGAGCACCTCTTCCACGACCAGGGCATCGCGCCCGGCACCAAGGGCCGGATCGTGCCCGAGAAGCCGGTCGAGCGGAAGCCGCGCGAGGACCGTGGCCGTGACGGCGGCCGTGACGGGGGCCGCGACGGCGAGCGCCGCGAGCGCGCGCCGCGCAACCGCGACCGGTCGCGCACCCGCACCCGCTCGGGCGAGAGCGTCGCCTCGGGCGCCGGCTCGGCCGACTCGAAGCCCGAGGGCGCACCCGTGACCGCCGGCGAGGCGCAGGAGGTCACCGCCTCCGGTGCTCCCGCCGGCACCCGGCCGCGCCGCCGCCGTCGCCGCGGCGGCTCGGGCTCCGGCTCGGGTGCCGCGTCGGCCACCAGCGAGGGCACGAACGAGGGCTGA
- a CDS encoding DUF4129 domain-containing protein, whose amino-acid sequence MSSARPRQGAPLVALLGAAGVVLVLLVGLWAATAGPDDAFRSDGPDPDRITTSSPTEPPSTSASAPPEADDDGALDDSDAGWLGVVLGGVIFLAAALVVLAALALAQGGLRRLREPARRDRRPDDDDETGDLTVVEAITEDAAAQEEILAAGGTTPRNAIVECWHRFEAQADRAGIPREPWETSSEFTLRLLDLAGADGRAVARLAELYREARFSEHEVGEEHRAAALEALRRIHPAPGTAARPRGAVEDP is encoded by the coding sequence ATGTCCTCGGCCCGGCCCCGACAGGGCGCCCCGCTGGTGGCCCTGCTCGGCGCCGCGGGGGTGGTGCTGGTGCTGCTGGTCGGCCTCTGGGCCGCGACCGCGGGGCCCGACGACGCCTTCCGCAGCGACGGGCCCGACCCGGACCGGATCACGACGTCCTCGCCGACCGAACCGCCCTCCACGTCGGCGTCGGCGCCCCCCGAGGCCGACGACGACGGCGCCCTCGACGACTCCGACGCCGGTTGGCTCGGGGTCGTGCTCGGCGGCGTCATCTTCCTGGCGGCCGCCCTGGTGGTGCTGGCGGCGCTCGCGCTCGCCCAGGGCGGTCTGCGCCGGCTCCGCGAGCCCGCGCGCCGGGACCGACGCCCCGACGACGACGACGAGACCGGCGACCTGACCGTCGTCGAGGCGATCACCGAGGACGCCGCGGCGCAGGAGGAGATCCTGGCCGCCGGCGGCACGACGCCGCGCAACGCCATCGTCGAGTGCTGGCACCGCTTCGAGGCGCAGGCCGACCGCGCCGGGATCCCGCGCGAGCCGTGGGAGACCTCCTCGGAGTTCACCCTCCGCCTGCTCGACCTTGCCGGCGCCGACGGCCGCGCCGTGGCGAGGCTCGCCGAGCTCTACCGCGAGGCACGCTTCTCCGAGCACGAGGTCGGCGAGGAGCACCGCGCCGCCGCCCTCGAGGCGCTGCGCCGCATCCACCCGGCGCCCGGGACGGCGGCCCGGCCCCGCGGCGCCGTGGAGGACCCGTGA
- a CDS encoding ferritin-like fold-containing protein translates to MSESPDPAPRPDDGAAPVDPVYRDAVVDLLGVISYGEITAFERLADDSKLAPTMQDKVALATMAATELGKVGRLHQRISELGGDPFAAMAPFRVAIDSFHQHTAPSDWLEGLVKAFVGDGLANDFYREIAAFLDPGTRDLVLASLDDDGGHAAFVVERVREGIATDPRHGGRLALWGRRLMGEALTQAQRVAADRDSLTALLTGGVDRPGLDLAALGRMFTRLTERHAERMSELGLDS, encoded by the coding sequence ATGTCCGAATCCCCCGACCCCGCGCCGCGTCCCGACGACGGGGCGGCCCCGGTCGACCCGGTGTACCGCGACGCGGTGGTCGACCTGCTCGGCGTCATCTCCTACGGCGAGATCACCGCCTTCGAGCGGCTCGCCGACGACTCCAAGCTCGCCCCGACGATGCAGGACAAGGTGGCGCTGGCCACGATGGCGGCCACCGAGCTCGGCAAGGTCGGGCGGCTGCACCAGCGGATCAGCGAGCTCGGCGGGGACCCGTTCGCGGCGATGGCCCCGTTCCGGGTCGCCATCGACTCCTTCCACCAGCACACCGCGCCGTCCGACTGGCTCGAGGGACTCGTGAAGGCGTTCGTCGGCGACGGTCTGGCCAACGACTTCTACCGCGAGATCGCGGCCTTCCTCGACCCCGGCACCCGCGACCTCGTCCTGGCCTCGCTCGACGACGACGGCGGCCACGCGGCGTTCGTGGTCGAGCGGGTGCGCGAGGGCATCGCCACCGACCCGCGCCACGGCGGGCGGCTCGCGCTGTGGGGCCGCCGGCTGATGGGGGAGGCGCTCACCCAGGCCCAGCGCGTCGCGGCCGACCGCGACTCGCTCACGGCGCTGCTGACCGGTGGCGTCGACCGCCCCGGGCTCGACCTGGCCGCCCTCGGCCGGATGTTCACCCGGCTCACCGAGCGGCACGCCGAGCGGATGAGCGAGCTCGGCCTCGACTCCTAG